The following DNA comes from Ochotona princeps isolate mOchPri1 chromosome 8, mOchPri1.hap1, whole genome shotgun sequence.
TCGGGACATAACCGAAGGAGGAGTCAGGTCTTTGGTACTTACTGCACAGAATTCCTCAAAGGATATTCTTCCATCGCCATCCTTATCTGCATTTATTATGGTTTTGTCTACAATTTGCTGTaactgtgtgtctttcaaattgtTCCCTACCATCATTTTCAACACCTGGAAGAGTTCCCCATTGGAAATATAGCCATCTTTATCCATGTCATAGATACGGAAAGCAACTGCAAAGAGGAAGGAAAACGAATGGCAATTATAAGACAATCACAAGTGAatacttttgagaaaaaaatgagagtaaATTGCCAAATATCTAGAAGTAGGACTAAGGAAATGGTGCCTTCCTAAATACAGAAGCAACAAAGAGCAACAATGACTTACTATTCAAATTCAAATATTCTGTATTCTCACAAATATTCTCAGCAGAAGATACAATTTGTTATTTCTAAGGATCTGGACTCACAgatctttcaaattttaaaagcagtttaCAATGCAATATGTAATGGCAGTGGTATAAGATTGAAAACAAAGTCAgtgaaaaaaaatacttacacCTCAATTTCTGCTCCTTATCTCCTTTGACACTGAACTGAGAGACTCCTTCAATGAATTCTGAATAATAAGAgtgaaaattagaatttttcaattttttacatAGAGAAATAATATTTATCTTAAATATCAACAAAAAAGGATATTTCCTTGCTGTAAAACAAATTATTAGCAGcatttaaaactgaaaatgcCAAATTTGAAAGCACaaagttctatttttttatttgaacttGGAATGCTAATCAAATTCTGATCAAATTTGAACACATGTATAAAATATCGCAAAGTATAACACTCAAAAATACACTCAAACTTTTACATCTTACAATAAGACTGAAAAGggggcttcaaaaaaaaaaaaaaaaaagattaagggtGAGGGAGGATGGAGTGCATATCAGAGTACTGATTACAACCTGGCTTCTCAATGCACCTTGGGAAGTAACAATGATAGCAAGCACTGAATTCCTTCCACCCCTGTGGAAAGCCTGCatgcagttctggctcctggcttctgcctggcacagccacagctgtggcagccacagtgaaccagcagagggaagaatgaactcctgctctttctctctcaccatcacttttactttcaaataagtaatttccCCCAAATTAACATAACAAAATGTGTTAATTCCCTATTGAAACGTTTATTTACTTCTAAGTATAGAACTAAACATAAATTATGCATCATTCTAATCTTAACACAATCACCATTACCTACATAAAaccttaaaattaataaatcccaTTCTAAGATCAAGTTTACATCCTAACTACTAGTTATTTTTTGATGATGACCCAGTTTGGGTCTAATTTATTAAACTTATTCTTCAAATTCAGTTTCTAATATTGTAAAACGGTACACACTCAGATTaactttctaaaaacaaaagaaatactaATCTCATCATGTGGATTACCATAAAGGAAAACTGATCATTTATCAACCAAAAAATAAAGATCTTATTTCAACAAGGTGCATATAACCAAAATCATGAGGTTTTAACATAATCCATGACATTAAgcatatattaaagaaaaattaacatttcTCCAATTTTATACATTGAGCCAGAACATACGTTTAAAAAGCATTACTTTCTTACCTTTAAAGTCTACTTCGCCATTCCCATCTGTGTCGAATATATCTATTACTCGCTGTACTAAAGGGTTCTGTTGTAATTCAGGCAGAGACATGAACTCTTCTACACTCAAAGAACCAGAATTGTCCAAATCAAGCTTCTTAAATCTCTTTCCTAGCCTTTTGATTTCATCAGCATcaactaaaagaaaacaaaaccagtaagatttaagaataattttatgatggtcttagaaaaaaaaaaatccaatgttgTCCAATATTATAATTGACAATTAAGCCAAATATTGTTCATCAGTCTCCTCTAAAGGAGAAAATATATGATAAATATTTCTACTTCCTTACCTTTCTGCTTGTATGTAGCTGCCATAATATGTAGCCACGTGCCGAGATGATCTAGGACAATGTTAAGCTGATCGTGGAGGTCACACCAGATATTTTGGTACTGCTGATGCTAAGCTGATCAGAGGTGCTACTGCACAGGCTAAATCAATCTCTGTTCTCTACCTAAGcactttactttttctttttgaaatttaattcACTTTACTTCTAACAGTTCATAAATTATAGCATACTATCCTAACCAGTCCCCCTCATTTCATCCCTAGACATCCATTACCTTTTCTGAATACAATATTGCCAGGTtcttgaatgtttatttttttctaaagtataCCATTTTCAGTCCTTCAAAGTATCAGACTAATtcatataaataattttgaattaaCAAAATTAACTTAAACACTGCCAAAGGAAGTTAAATTAGGTAAACGACATCTGTTTTGTCATTTACCCACATTAAGAGAGATGAGATAATAACTTGTTAACACCTTCacatgaagatacttcaaaaggttcatacAAAAGGAAAAGCTAAAGCTTACACTGGTGCACAAAAATTACGACACTCATGCAGTTTTATCAtaacatatattttccatgaatgaatgaacacaaatttcattttaaaataaggtttGAATACTGTAGGTGATTTATGAGTATCTGTACATGAAGATTCTGACAGCAGCCGCCCGCTGAGCAGCAGTGTTTGTGTACCCATGTGGCCATGGGCGGCCGGCAGGTGAGGCTCGGCCACGGCTCAGCACGCCAGGAGCACTAACCCGGGAAAGGAGAAAAACTCCAGTGTTTAcgattgcttttcatttttcataccaTAGTAACattagaaacaagctaagaagTGATGAGTTTTCTTTAACAGAAAAGTCTTAATGgatgaagtttaaaaaatatattttaaaagtgccttgagaaaacagcagcaaGTTTAGTGCATTCAAGAACCAAGAGGCTTTCAAACAATATCTGgtgaaaattaatgaaaataaatatacaatgGCTCTTCAATTTTTGTAAGATAGGTTTCTAATGAAACAAACTAAAGAAATCATACCtcaaaatagaaaacataattCTCAATTTAAAGCTCAAAAGTGATTGGGCCCTGGTACTTCATACAGATCAGAATTAACTTAATTTTTAAGGTTATTTGTTTTGGTCCTATAATTTGAGCAGTCTTCCCTATTCATATTTTCCCCAGATTTGTGAATCTGCATCCATAAGGTTGAGGCtactgagaggcaaagagacagactaCTGCtaactggctcattctccaaatgccagcatgCGCAGCAATGGACTACAGTGGGAGCCACTACTGTAACTAGGTCTCCCAAATAACGCTCACCTGTAGCcacagtcaggatttgaacccaggatcTCCAatgagggatgcaggcatcctaactggCAACTTCACAGGTAAGCCAAACACCAATCCTGGCCTTTGAGGACTTTCAGGAACATACAGTGATCAGAAACATCTTTACAATGCTTTAATGAAGGTAAAACACAGAGGCCtcaataatttaataaaaaattcgAACATATACTTCATGAACACAATGGCTCTGAAAATTTTCATCCCCCTATCTAAAATTCATTCTTTAATGGGATAAAAGCAAAGTGTTACAATCTGcctaattttttccattttctataatGGAATTAGATGCCCTTACTCTTGAGATGAGGCTGGGAGAGTTAATCTTCTACAAATATttatcatctatttatttatatgtctCTTGTATCTCAGAGgctacaatctttttttttttctttttagagatttatttctttccattggaaaatcagatgcacagagaggagagacagaaagatcctccatgcagtaaagccaggaggctcctcaaggtacaggatcccaagtctcCGGGCCGTCCTCCAACACTCTCCCTTTGCTACTTTAacagccgcaagcagggagctggatgggaagtggagcagctgggatacaaactggtgtagtatgcacatatatgtgtgtgggtatatatatgtgtatatatatgatccCAGAGCTCGCAGGGGGAGGATTACCCAATTCAGTCATCTTTTCTGGCCCACAGCTATTTTTACAGGTATACAATGGTGAACTGCTTTCTTTTTGCAATCTGTAGTTTTGTCTCAGTAACTGAAAACTGCTGGGGAAGTTTAACACAGTATCATCAAAGCAGATTACAAGTGGGAAAGGAAAGAATGCCTCCCCACATAGAATGTGGATGTGTCAGGATCATTTCCTCTACAATGTATCATTACTGCATGGGTCAGAATTCAGCACCTCCAGATTTAAGGAAATCATTTATTAGATTCTGCTTACtgaggctgggacatgaacagtaATTTAGAAAGCTGTCTCTTAAGAGGTTAAAATTGAAGTACCTGAAAAATCATGTTTCAGTTCAGAAAAACAGCATTCTATAGTCTTCAtgaatgaaaaatgtgaaattttgggGGAAATATCATAGAGGAATCTTATtaagtctagcagctaaagtcctcgccttgaacacaccggaatcccagatgggcgtcggttctaattccggtgacTTCaattcctgtccagttccctgctgttgaTAGCTGTTCTGCATGAACAGTTAATATTATATTCAAAGACACATGCCTGCATCTTTAGAGTGCTTGCTATGTTTTCCCCAATGATTTGATGGTTCCTGGTTACAGACTTGGGtcctgatccatttagagctgctTTTAGTGTAAGGCAAAAGGTGGGGTCTTGTCCCTTTCTTCTGCCAAGTGGAtattcaattgtcccaacagcatttgttggagACCaacctttgctttctctctctttatgatttatttctatttctattggaaacacagaattacagagaatgaGACACACAGATAGAAAGGTCTGTGATCTGATAGATCTTCAAGCTTCACCTCTttaatggctgcaatagccagaactgaattaatctgaaaccaggagtcaggaaccttttccaggtctcccatatggatagagggtccccaaggcttttggacatcctctactgccttcccaagccaccagcagggagttaggtgggaagtggagccgccaggacacaagccaggacccaaatgggatgctgatgcttgtatgtagattagccaactgaaccactgtgccaactATAAGACCAACCTTACCTGcattattttcaattctcttgtcaaagattagttggctctATATGTAAGGGCTCACTCCTGGGGTTTCTATTGATCTTTGGTTTATGAAGCAGTACCAGACTGTTCTGACTACCACTTGTGTGTATGTCTTAAGACTTGGAATTGTGATTCCACCAGCTTAATTTCTGTTCCACAGGGTAGTTTGGGTTATTTATGATTTCTTGTGTTCTCAGATaattttttctatctttttcaACTTTGAGTGGGATATTCAGATTCTGATTGGGATTGTactgaatctgtgtattactttcaTTAAcctggacattttgatgatgttgattctactgatccaggaacatggtaattttctccatcttttaatgtcttgtttatttttaaatgctttataattttcatcatagaggtctttcatgtttttgattagatttattttacagtcaaagccaaaaaacaaaaaaaggggggtttggggggactacatcaaacttagAAACTTCCGTACATCCAAAGCAACCATCAACAAAGTGACAACAGAATGAGAAAATCCTCACACAACCCAACGACAGTGGACtaaatccaggatttacaaacagcttcagaaagtCAACAGCAACACAAAAAACCTGCTAAGAAATTGCAGAAAGAAAGCAgcaggcatttttctttttctatttttttatattattattttagatgatgtttacatagttgatcagggtgggaaggatctagggttagggaggaggggtgtgatcattgtttccaaactttcgtgctcgcttcggcagcacatatactaaaattgttcccaaactttctatttcttcttcccatttctgggtgGGAGGGGGAAGATAGGGGGATAAACCATATacaacctcccaaccatcccagtacccaagcatggggaaaggccacctgatatcaacccagaggCACAATGGCAAATGCtccaaaggttctgcccaggtggatacaatcattCCAAAATTTTGTTGATCTCACTAATCTTGGATGAGAAATCccttccagtgtccattggctgacacagttgaccttagagtctccattcacccaaatatttactgtcattgtttggctggggtagttgtccatgtgttctgttctccattctctgctatggtaccagatatcctctgtaggccccaatgAGCTACCATGCATCACAgtctgccatccagcactccatcctctatactgaggaggaccagttcttctAGTTGGGCAATGGATCTGAGTCAGGTGACCTGGGCCAAGCCACACTCCCTACCCATGGGACTCATGGATCCAGTGCCTAACACGCATGCAGGCCCAATGCCCCAGGCCATGTGACCTGGGACCTGCAGAAAGCgccccctggccctgccctcaggaaagagcaggcattttttttctttttttttttttttattaaagatttattcagtttattacaaagtcagatatacagagaggaggagagacagagaggaagatcttccatccgatgattcactccccaagtggccgcaacgggccggtgcgtgccaatccgatgctgcgaaccaggaaccttttcc
Coding sequences within:
- the PPP3R1 gene encoding calcineurin subunit B type 1 isoform X2 — protein: MCSHFDADEIKRLGKRFKKLDLDNSGSLSVEEFMSLPELQQNPLVQRVIDIFDTDGNGEVDFKEFIEGVSQFSVKGDKEQKLRFAFRIYDMDKDGYISNGELFQVLKMMVGNNLKDTQLQQIVDKTIINADKDGDGRISFEEFCAVVGGLDIHKKMVVDV
- the PPP3R1 gene encoding calcineurin subunit B type 1 isoform X1; this translates as MGNEASYPLEMCSHFDADEIKRLGKRFKKLDLDNSGSLSVEEFMSLPELQQNPLVQRVIDIFDTDGNGEVDFKEFIEGVSQFSVKGDKEQKLRFAFRIYDMDKDGYISNGELFQVLKMMVGNNLKDTQLQQIVDKTIINADKDGDGRISFEEFCAVVGGLDIHKKMVVDV